A genomic stretch from Alteribacter keqinensis includes:
- a CDS encoding NAD(P)/FAD-dependent oxidoreductase has translation MKRKPRIVILGAGYAGIMTASRLTKAGMHQEAEITLVNKHNYHYQTTWLHEPAAGTLHHDKTRMKIDSVIDTNKVNFIKDAVKEVKREEKKVILENGELEYDYLVVGLGSEPETFGIPGVHEHAFAIRSVNSVRLIREHIEYKFASYNNDDVKHDEYLTFVVAGAGFTGIEFVGELSERVPELCEEYDIDREKVKIISVEAAPTALPGFDEELVEYAMNLLESRGVEFKINTPIKEVTENGVLLADGEEIKSHTVVWTTGVRGNAIVEDSGFEAMRGRVKVEKDLRAPHHDDVFIIGDCALIINEEINRPYPPTAQIAIQQAYTCANNLKHLITGKGEMDEFKPEIKGTVASLGGKEAIGLVGSRKVYGSSASAVKKMIDNRYLFLLGGMPLVLKKGKLNIL, from the coding sequence GTGAAGAGAAAACCAAGAATTGTCATTTTAGGTGCGGGATACGCTGGAATTATGACAGCTTCACGTCTAACTAAAGCCGGGATGCATCAGGAAGCGGAAATTACACTGGTAAACAAGCATAATTACCACTATCAGACTACATGGCTGCACGAGCCTGCAGCAGGTACACTGCACCATGATAAAACACGTATGAAAATTGACAGTGTTATCGATACAAACAAAGTAAACTTCATTAAAGACGCAGTAAAAGAAGTCAAGCGTGAAGAGAAAAAAGTAATCCTTGAAAATGGAGAGCTAGAGTACGACTACCTCGTTGTCGGACTTGGTTCTGAGCCTGAAACCTTCGGAATTCCTGGTGTACATGAACACGCCTTTGCGATCCGAAGTGTAAACTCCGTAAGATTAATTCGGGAGCACATTGAATATAAATTCGCGAGCTATAACAACGATGATGTAAAGCACGACGAGTACCTTACTTTTGTAGTAGCAGGTGCCGGTTTCACGGGTATCGAGTTCGTTGGGGAACTGTCTGAGCGTGTTCCTGAACTATGTGAAGAGTATGATATTGATCGTGAAAAAGTGAAGATTATTTCTGTTGAAGCAGCGCCAACAGCATTGCCGGGATTTGATGAAGAGCTTGTAGAGTACGCTATGAACCTTCTTGAAAGCCGCGGTGTTGAATTTAAAATCAACACACCAATCAAAGAAGTAACAGAAAACGGCGTCCTCCTTGCTGATGGTGAAGAGATTAAATCCCACACAGTAGTATGGACAACAGGGGTGCGCGGAAACGCAATCGTTGAAGACAGCGGATTTGAAGCGATGCGCGGTCGAGTTAAGGTGGAAAAAGACCTTCGTGCTCCTCATCATGATGATGTCTTTATCATCGGGGACTGTGCTCTTATCATTAATGAAGAGATTAACCGTCCATACCCGCCGACTGCACAAATTGCGATTCAGCAGGCTTACACTTGTGCCAACAACCTGAAGCACCTTATTACAGGTAAAGGTGAAATGGATGAGTTCAAACCGGAAATTAAAGGTACAGTTGCGTCCCTTGGAGGAAAAGAAGCAATCGGTCTCGTGGGATCCCGTAAAGTATACGGATCTTCAGCATCAGCTGTGAAAAAAATGATCGACAACCGCTACCTGTTCCTTCTTGGCGGGATGCCTCTTGTTCTTAAAAAAGGAAAACTTAATATTCTTTAG